The Sinomicrobium kalidii region GTCAAAGTTGGTGTCATAGACCTGTAAATGTAACGGCACTTCCCGGTTTTGTCCTGCTGCCGTGCCTACTACGGTAAGGTCATATGCTCCTGCGGAAATACCGGACGTGCCCGTAATGCTGACTTCGACTTCCGTACCGTCCGTCGTAGCTGATGCGGGAGTGAACGTGACATTCAGTCCGGACGGAACACCGGTTGCCGAGAATACGGTTTCTTCATTGAATCCTGAAAAAGCCTGGTAAACAAAAGAATAAACCGCATCATCCGGGGAACAGGCTGCTTCGGAAAGGGTCTCGAAGTCCAGTACAAAATCACTTTCTGCTATGGTGAGGTCTGCCGTATTTATGGCGAAAAAAATATTGTCTGCGGGTTTTACCATAATTCGTGCCTTATCGGTGGCAATTCCTCCCGGAACGATTATTTCTGCGGTACCATTGTTCGGAATATCGGTTGCCAGTGTCACCGGATCGGAAAAGCTCCCGTCCGGTGAAAGCAGGATATCCACAAACTCGGCCGAAATGCTTCCCGTGTTTGTGGCGGCCACATCCCAGGTTACGGTCGTTGTTTCCCCGGCGGTCAGTGTCATTTCACTGTTTTGTGAAGTGATGGTAAACGGGCCTGCATCGCTGCTTACGGCAATTTGCATGTCATCCCTGGCGGTCTGTCCCCCTCCGGTGTGGTTGTCGCGGACCAGGAAAGAGAAATTCAGTTTCCTGTCCGCTTCGGGGAGCACTTCCCAGGTAGTGGAGAGATTACCTGCCAGGATATCGCTGAACCGGGGGAAATACCTTTTCGGTTCGTCTTTGGGAGGGTAAGAACGGAATACGGGGCCTCCCGCAGAAGCAGGCTCCGGGTAATCTTCGTTGATCTGGTTGTCAATCTGCTCCCAGGTATAGGACAATACATCACCATCGGGGTCTGAGGCGGTTCCGGTCAGGATAAAGGGAGTTCCGGAGGGGATGGTGTAATCTGCTCCCGCATTGGCCGAAGGTGCATTGTTACCTGTATTTTCCAGGGTAGCACATGTACTGTTGCCCGCAGTGATGTTTTCCCACATCTGTGCTATACTCACGGCATGGAAATAGGCATCGCTGCTGTTTTGTACGTTGGGCGGACATATCCCGGCATAGGCCATAATGGTAGAACCGCTGCCCGGCTCAACGGCGGTGGTGTTTGTCCTGTTTGTGTTACAGGAATTGTTAAACGTATGGGTAGCGCCGAACTGGTGTCCCATTTCGTGTGCAACATAATCTACGGCAAAAGGGTCGCCTGCGGGAGTGGACGTTCCGGTAACTCCCCTGGCTTTGGATGAAGTACAAGGGGAATTTAACTCGGCAATACCGCCACCGCCCGTACTGAAAACATGGCCTATGTCGTAATTGTCAGTCCCGATGATGTTGTCAATAATGGGTTGTATCTCATCAATTAAAGCATCCCCGTCATCATTGGTCATCCCGTCAGTATCTGCATCCAGGAAAATAAGTTCGTCATTGTTGGCTATGAGTTGCATGGTAATTGACAGGTCGCGCTCATAAATACCGTTAACACGGGTCATAATGGTGTTCATGGCGGAAAGCACAGCGGCCTTTTTCTCGGTTTCCGTACCGTTACTTACTCCGGCTTCGTCAATATGATATTGCGCAAATTCGCCGGTACAGGCCAGGGCAAGGCGAAAAACCCGTTTCATGCCGTCGTCGGGTCCCTTTTGTGTGGTACTGTTTTTCATTCCCATTACGCTTGCTCCGGCCTTATCCCTGGCCAGGCATTCGAAAACTTTATCATAGGGAGAGAAGGATTGCCGGGAGGCGAGGAAATAGGTGCCTTTGTTTTTTTTGTCGGGATTTATGTAGTAGGTGTCCGCTTTATCGTAAACAGCTGCATGAAGACCGAAACGGTCCAGACTGAACCTGATCTGTATGTCCGGGTTGTTTACGGAGGTTCCGGAAAAGGATCGTATGCCGGGATATTTCCGGGCGAGCCCTGCTGAAAGCACAGGGATTTCCCGGATCTCAAAATCTTCCATCCGGTCCTCTTTTACCGGAAAGGAAACGTTTTTTTTACTGCTGCGCATAGCTGCTCCGGAAGGAGAAGTGCCGCCCAGTTCTGTTTGTAATGTTTTCAGGTCGAGCTGAAAACCTTCTGCCTCCGCTCCTGCCCGGATGTATGAGGCAGGCCGGTGCGTGAGGGATACTTTTTTCCAGGGCGCTTTTTGTGCATAAGCAGAAATTGCCAGAAAGAAGAGAAAAATAAAAGGAAGTAAAGTTTTTTTCATATCATGGCGTATATACCTGTAAAAGTAAATAATAATTTTGGAATGCGAGTAGGGGAAACGACACCCTGTTCGGGTTTTCTGCCGTTTTGTCCCGTATTTTCTTTCTTGCTTTTTGTACATCGGTATGTGCCCTGTCCGGCATGTGCCGCCCGTCTTTTTCTGCACCCGAATGTGGGATTTAGAAAATTAAAATTTGTTACTTTGTACTGTTGGACAAAATCTTTATCAGTGATCATTAAGAAAACACTTTCGGGCGATAGTGAAACCGGCTTTTCCGTTGTAACGATAGGAACTTTTGACGGGGTACATGTAGGACACAGAAAGATACTGAACAAGCTTATTTCAAGCGCCCGTGCCAATAATCTGAAATCCACAATTTTTACGTTCTATCCGCACCCGCGGATGGTATTGCAGCAGGACGCGGATATAAAACTGATCAATACACTGGACGAAAAGATCGCCATACTGGAAAAAAGCGGGCTGGATCAGCTTATCATATATCCTTTTACAAAGGAATTTTCCAGATTGACGGCCCTGGAGTTCGTAAAGGACATTATCGTACGGAAACTGAAGGCGAAAAAAGTGATTATCGGTTATGACCATCGTTTTGGACGGAATCGCACAGCCACGATCGAAGACCTGGCAAGGTTCGGGGAAACTTATGATTTTGAAGTGGAAGAGATCGGTGTGGAAGAAGTCAACGAAGTTTCCGTAAGTTCCACCAAGATACGGAAGGCCCTGAATGAAGGAGATATGGAAACGGCCAACCTCTACCTGGGGTATGAATTTATGCTTACCGGGGAAATCGTAAGAGGCAAGGGACTGGGGCGGCAGCTCAATTTTCCTACAGCCAATCTGCAAATTGCCGAAAAATACAAACTGATCCCCAAAAACGGGGTGTATGTGGTGAAAAGTGATTTCAGGGGGCAAACGGTTTACGGAATGATGAACATCGGGTTAAACCCTACCGTGAACGGGACGACACAATCCATAGAGATCCATTTTTTTGATTTTGACCGGGATCTTTACGGACAGAAAATACAGGTGGACATGCTGAAAAGACTGCGTGATGAAGTGCGTTTCGAATCTGTAGAGGCCCTTACGGTACAGTTGGAGAAAGACAGGAAGAATGCCCTTAGCTATATTGGTGAATTATAAAAATCTTGTGAACACTCAGCTTTTAACTCGAAAAACCAGTTATGCCCCCCCTTGGTCCCTCCTGAAGGGGGGAATCTTATTTCTTTTAAAGAGATTTATATCTCCCCTTCAGGAGGGACCAAGGGGGGTGAAACCTTAAATCCATGACCGCATTCCTTTTTAAAAGAATTGACAATGCCCCGCTCATTGTCTTTCGAATCATATTCGGGTTGCTTATTTTCCTCGAATCCGTAGGGGCCATATTTACCGGGTGGATAAAACGTACCCTTATTCAACCGGAATTTACCTTTAATTTTATCGGGTTTGACTGGCTGCAGCCGCTTCCCGGTCATTGGATGTATGTCTATTATGCCCTGATGGGAGTTTTCGGACTGTTTGTGATGGTGGGTTATAAATACCGGTGGAGTATGGCGGCTTTTACCCTGATGTGGACGGCAACCTACCTGATGCAGAAAGCCTCGTACAACAATCATTATTACCTGCTCATCCTTATTTGCCTGCTTATGCTGGTGCAGCCGGCGAATCGCTATTTGTCTGTCGATGCCGGGAGAAACAGGGATATGAGGGATATTTCCATGCCGCGATGGTGTTCCGTCATTATTATTCTGCAGGTAGGCATCGTCTATACTTACGCAGCCATAGCCAAACTCTACCCCGACTGGCTGAACTATACCGTAGTGGAGAACCTGATGCTCGGAAAGAAAAACTATCCCGTAGTTGGCGGAATACTTCAAAAACACTGGTTGCACGTGTTCATTACATGGTCGGGTATACTTTTCGACGGTCTTGTGGTCCCGCTCTTATTGTGGAAACCCACGAGGAAGATCGCTTTTACTGCCTCTATTGTCTTTCACCTTTTCAATTCCTTTGTTTTCCAGATCGGGATATTTCCCTATATGTCCCTTGCCTTTACCCTGTTCTTTTTCGAACCCCGTGTGATCCGGAATATTTTTCTCAGAAGGAAACCTTTGTATACGGCCGGTGAAGTGATCGTCCCCGGAAACAGGAATATTCTGCTTGTTGCAGGAATGGCCTATTTCATCATTCAACTGGCCCTTCCGCTCAGACACCGGTTTATTACCGGGGATGTTTTGTGGACCGAAGAAGCGCACCGTATGAGCTGGCGTATGATGCTGCGGAGTAAAGGAGGGTATATACGATTCAGGGTGGTAGATAAAAACAGTGGAAAGGAAGAAACCGTAAACCCCCGGGACCGGCTTTCCCCGAAGCAACAGAGGATGATTGCCACCAAACCCGATGTCATCTGGCAGTTTGCGCAACGGTTAAAGAAAGAATATGCCGCCCGTGGACAGGACGTCGCCATTTACGCCCGCGGAAAAGTAAGTGTAAACCGCAAAGCTTCTCGTACCTTTATAGACCGGGAAACAGACCTCGCTTCTGAAAAATGGGACCCGTTTTGCCACAGTCACTGGATATTGCCCTATCCTTATGAAGATTGAAAGTGGTTTTGGCCGGGAACTTTTTTCATCGGGATTTCGAAGAAGAGATGTCCCGAAATTGAATGAAACGAACCTGAATTCATTTTAATCAAAACGGCCTGCAGGGTACGATTAAAATAAATCCGTGTGAGTTCCCGAATGTATTGTAAATTTTTTGCAGATTTTTCCGCAAGCAAAATTTCAAACAGATGAAATCTTCTTAAATTTGTCGCTCGATCCGGAAAAATGACCGGAAAGAGGAATTTTTTTAACATAAATTACCCATTTAACGATGTTGCAACTACAATTTATTAGAGCGAATAAAGACCGGGTAATCCGCGGACTGGAAAAGCGGAACCTGGGTGCGGAGGCTGCCGGACTGATCAACGAAGCGCTTCGGCTGGATGAAGAACGAAGGGGCGTTCAGGCTACACTGGACAATACCCTGGCAGCGTCTAATAAATTGTCCAAAGAAATAGGAAACCTGTTCAAAAACGGGGAACGTGAGAAAGCCGGTGAACTGAAAGAAAAGACCGCGGAACTCAAGGCAGAATCCAAAGAACTGGGTGAAAAGCTGAATGAAAAGGCTGCCGCACTTACCGAGGTCCTGTACAAAATACCCAATATTCCCCACGATTCCGTTCCTCCCGGGAATTCGGACGAAGATAATGTTGAGATCTTCCGCCACGGAGAAATACCACAACTGGAAGAAGGGGCACTGCCACACTGGGAGCTTGCCAAAAAATACGATCTTATCGATTTTGACCTCGGGAGCAAGATCACCGGTGCGGGATTCCCGGTGTATAAGGGTAGGGGTGCCAGGTTGCAGCGGGCACTTATAAGTTATTTCCTGGACAGAAACAGGGAAGCCGGGTATTTCGAGTATTTCCTGCCTTATTTTGTCAATGAGGCTTCCGGTTACGGCACGGGGCAGCTTCCGGACAAGGAAGGACAGATGTATCACATAGAAAAGGACGACCTGTACGTGATTCCTACGGGGGAAGTGCCCATGATGAACTGCTTCAGGGACACTATTTTACAGGAAGAGGAACTGCCGGTAAAAGCAACTACACATACCCCGTGTTTCCGGAGGGAAGCAGGTTCGTACGGTGCACATGTAAGAGGATTGAATCGCTTGCACCAGTTCGAAAAAGTGGAAGTCATACAGGTTACAAAGCCCGAAAATTCCTACAAGGCCCTGGATGAAATGGTGGCACACGTAAAAGGTATTTTAAAGGAACTGAAACTTCCGTACCGCATTTTACAGCTTTGCGGAGGCGACTTAGGGTTTACCTCGGCTCTCACCTACGATTTTGAGGTGTTTTCCACTGCCCAGGACCGCTGGCTGGAGATCAGTTCCGTGTCTAACTGTGAAGACTACCAGAGCAACAGGCTGAAATTACGCTATAAGAACAAGGAAGGTAAAATGACCCTTTGCCATGCCCTCAACGGAAGTTCCCTGGCCATACCGAGAGTGCTTGCCGGGATCCTGGAAAATTATCAGGACAGCGACGGAATAAAAATTCCCGAAGTACTGATACCCTATACCGGGTTTGACAGAATTTCGTAAATTGGGAATATGAAGTGACGGCAGACCAATAACGGATGATCGTTGACTGAAATACTTACACCCGTTATCCGTCACCGGTCCTCCGTCTAAAACCAAACACATGAAAGCAATCAGTTTTCTCATATGTACCCTGTTTGCCTTTCAGGTTTTCGCCCAGGAAGAAATATTGGCCAAACAGTATTTTGACGGGGGGGAATTTGAAAAAGCACTGGTATTGTATGAAAAACTGTATGCCGGTACGCCCAGGACCAATTACCTGGAGTCGTTGATAAAGTGTTATCAGCAACTGGAAAGGTATGAAGAAGCCGAATCTGTTTTACTCGAGAGGGTGAACGGGACAGCGTTTTCACCGATGTATTTTGTGGAACTGGGATACAACCATGCTTTGCAGGGAGAAAAGGAAAAGGCACGGGGGTATTATGAGAAAGCCATGAAAGCGGTGGAAGATCGCCCTGCTTATACGTATTCGGTGGGACGGGGTTTTAAGGAGAAAAACCTGCTGGACGAGGCCATTGCGGTATATGAAAAGGGCAAGGAACTG contains the following coding sequences:
- a CDS encoding reprolysin-like metallopeptidase, which produces MKKTLLPFIFLFFLAISAYAQKAPWKKVSLTHRPASYIRAGAEAEGFQLDLKTLQTELGGTSPSGAAMRSSKKNVSFPVKEDRMEDFEIREIPVLSAGLARKYPGIRSFSGTSVNNPDIQIRFSLDRFGLHAAVYDKADTYYINPDKKNKGTYFLASRQSFSPYDKVFECLARDKAGASVMGMKNSTTQKGPDDGMKRVFRLALACTGEFAQYHIDEAGVSNGTETEKKAAVLSAMNTIMTRVNGIYERDLSITMQLIANNDELIFLDADTDGMTNDDGDALIDEIQPIIDNIIGTDNYDIGHVFSTGGGGIAELNSPCTSSKARGVTGTSTPAGDPFAVDYVAHEMGHQFGATHTFNNSCNTNRTNTTAVEPGSGSTIMAYAGICPPNVQNSSDAYFHAVSIAQMWENITAGNSTCATLENTGNNAPSANAGADYTIPSGTPFILTGTASDPDGDVLSYTWEQIDNQINEDYPEPASAGGPVFRSYPPKDEPKRYFPRFSDILAGNLSTTWEVLPEADRKLNFSFLVRDNHTGGGQTARDDMQIAVSSDAGPFTITSQNSEMTLTAGETTTVTWDVAATNTGSISAEFVDILLSPDGSFSDPVTLATDIPNNGTAEIIVPGGIATDKARIMVKPADNIFFAINTADLTIAESDFVLDFETLSEAACSPDDAVYSFVYQAFSGFNEETVFSATGVPSGLNVTFTPASATTDGTEVEVSITGTSGISAGAYDLTVVGTAAGQNREVPLHLQVYDTNFDPVTLSSPANGAEELRPALGIALHWEATSNADSYDIQLSTESDFSSVTETASVKFPTYQPENLNNDQTYYWRVKPQNPCGEGEYGNARSFNTLVTGCRTYTDNTTVNIPETGATTVTSSLSITDDDIITGGISLLLDITHTWVSDLTVDLTSPEGTTVRILSGICDEAENISAVFSDTGKSLSCNNNPAIGGTVKPAETLTGFRGESLQGTWTLTVTDGYAQDGGTINSFGITRCPSPVADNFRIKVTDESCKGTNDGKIVLEAEASLDYQLAFSGNGTDITEDFTDTWQADNLQPGTYEMCITIADNLTYRQCFDISVAKSGDLSVDSQVNNASNTVELQLGGNSTYIIDFNGNTIQTDKNTISLDLSSGKNRLVVKTDKPCQGIYEEDIYIAPDDVVIYPNPFTDSARLFAGSNITGHLHISIYTLSGRLMSTGEYPDTSVDRDLGLSSFPSGVYLVKIEGDNFRKTSKIIKR
- a CDS encoding HTTM domain-containing protein, whose product is MTAFLFKRIDNAPLIVFRIIFGLLIFLESVGAIFTGWIKRTLIQPEFTFNFIGFDWLQPLPGHWMYVYYALMGVFGLFVMVGYKYRWSMAAFTLMWTATYLMQKASYNNHYYLLILICLLMLVQPANRYLSVDAGRNRDMRDISMPRWCSVIIILQVGIVYTYAAIAKLYPDWLNYTVVENLMLGKKNYPVVGGILQKHWLHVFITWSGILFDGLVVPLLLWKPTRKIAFTASIVFHLFNSFVFQIGIFPYMSLAFTLFFFEPRVIRNIFLRRKPLYTAGEVIVPGNRNILLVAGMAYFIIQLALPLRHRFITGDVLWTEEAHRMSWRMMLRSKGGYIRFRVVDKNSGKEETVNPRDRLSPKQQRMIATKPDVIWQFAQRLKKEYAARGQDVAIYARGKVSVNRKASRTFIDRETDLASEKWDPFCHSHWILPYPYED
- a CDS encoding bifunctional riboflavin kinase/FAD synthetase — translated: MIIKKTLSGDSETGFSVVTIGTFDGVHVGHRKILNKLISSARANNLKSTIFTFYPHPRMVLQQDADIKLINTLDEKIAILEKSGLDQLIIYPFTKEFSRLTALEFVKDIIVRKLKAKKVIIGYDHRFGRNRTATIEDLARFGETYDFEVEEIGVEEVNEVSVSSTKIRKALNEGDMETANLYLGYEFMLTGEIVRGKGLGRQLNFPTANLQIAEKYKLIPKNGVYVVKSDFRGQTVYGMMNIGLNPTVNGTTQSIEIHFFDFDRDLYGQKIQVDMLKRLRDEVRFESVEALTVQLEKDRKNALSYIGEL
- the serS gene encoding serine--tRNA ligase, with the translated sequence MLQLQFIRANKDRVIRGLEKRNLGAEAAGLINEALRLDEERRGVQATLDNTLAASNKLSKEIGNLFKNGEREKAGELKEKTAELKAESKELGEKLNEKAAALTEVLYKIPNIPHDSVPPGNSDEDNVEIFRHGEIPQLEEGALPHWELAKKYDLIDFDLGSKITGAGFPVYKGRGARLQRALISYFLDRNREAGYFEYFLPYFVNEASGYGTGQLPDKEGQMYHIEKDDLYVIPTGEVPMMNCFRDTILQEEELPVKATTHTPCFRREAGSYGAHVRGLNRLHQFEKVEVIQVTKPENSYKALDEMVAHVKGILKELKLPYRILQLCGGDLGFTSALTYDFEVFSTAQDRWLEISSVSNCEDYQSNRLKLRYKNKEGKMTLCHALNGSSLAIPRVLAGILENYQDSDGIKIPEVLIPYTGFDRIS